In the Acropora muricata isolate sample 2 chromosome 10, ASM3666990v1, whole genome shotgun sequence genome, one interval contains:
- the LOC136931743 gene encoding uncharacterized protein: MLVHEKKLSNESFLFLSSARIFLFLFFLYFFVLVCFFSSFLSCWIFREFTKSSFTAKESQLKSSRVVNKVSRRCGKQKSSQVLGSSVESRGRIPQEEKTKSLGIKKFLKNSWQKYPPSGLPKKPQVNLTGHCNSKEITNCNEELTTQNPSKEEAIDECFFDNALMLTRNADGTRSRQGFISGHANEQAPTETLVRFNVLEDKINSFMSFDCGSSPHLKPGFSRRKSRANVQTLPKKGMHFISNDDILRPGRQPRQAMSPGSMVRLKKGNPISGDFSLLEEDSSFDSVNNIPPEHSRVMMSPICGVAARPKKKDSTRRPNFTEDLMLSRDIDQILEEEVDEFESTKQPKGERSKGMAQGGHYRRLKIAEQKLLEMDVEYILNDDIPARPSSNPEKKSFLNNGGVDDNDVSAHRDLPSTFEEKATNFNLRAIKSSNHPPSGAEEMEEKSLPWIQDLTKLPPGEDRKETELDETINEILEIPVFDSNISAKEKVEKIIASDVAALASKQRSNARTNRDMRRGLSGGSCDTGYNIPQGHTIEELVEELFPDLLPYVLPLDTPGNDISDGVTRPLGRDSASSVTEADALRPMTAGLGGTSSVLSYSRGRCRSTCSKEWTTEVMYTDEELKLMTEVERDYSVKKR; this comes from the exons ATGCttgttcatgaaaaaaaattgtcaaacgaatcatttttgtttttgtcctctGCTCGAATTTTtctattccttttttttttgtatttttttgttcttgtttgtttcttttcttcttttctcagTTGCTGGATTTTCCGAGAGTTCACCAAAAGTAGCTTTACTGCCAAAG AGAGCCAACTGAAAAGCTCAAGGGTTGTTAATAAGGTGAGCAGAAGATGCGGGAAACAAAAGTCAAGTCAAGTACTTGGCAGCAGTGTAGAGTCTAGAGGAAGGATACCGCAAGAAGAGAAGACAAAAAGTCTTGGCATTAAGAAATTTCTCAAAAATTCGTGGCAAAAGTATCCACCAAGTGGGCTACCTAAGAAACCTCAAGTAAACCTAACAGGCCATTGTAATTCAAAAGAGATTACAAACTGTAATGAGGAACTTACGACTCAGAATCCAAGTAAGGAAGAAGCGATTGACGAATGCTTTTTTGATAATGCGCTTATGCTGACTAGAAATGCTGATGGGACGAGGTCCCGTCAAGGATTTATTAGTGGTCACGCCAATGAACAAGCGCCGACAGAAACTTTGGTTCGCTTTAATGTTCTTGAGGATAAAATTAACAGTTTTATGTCTTTCGACTGTGGCTCCTCTCCACATCTAAAACCAGGTTTCTCTAGAAGAAAATCCAGGGCTAATGTTCAAACGCTGCCGaaaaaaggaatgcattttATCTCAAACGATGACATTCTTCGACCCGGCCGTCAACCGCGACAAGCAATGTCTCCAGGTTCTATGGTACGACTTAAAAAGGGCAACCCTATAAGCGGAGATTTCTCCTTGCTGGAGGAAGACTCTTCATTTGATTCAGTAAATAACATTCCTCCTGAACACTCAAGAGTAATGATGTCCCCCATTTGTGGTGTAGCAGCTCGCCCAAAAAAGAAGGATTCGACCAGACGACCAAATTTCACGGAGGATTTAATGTTATCCAGAGATATAGATCAGATATTGGAGGAGGAGGTCGACGAATTTGAGTCCACTAAACAGCCAAAGGGCGAGAGAAGCAAGGGTATGGCACAGGGAGGACATTACCGCCGACTAAAAATTGCGGAGCAAAAGTTATTGGAAATGGATGTTGAATACATTTTGAACGATGATATCCCAGCAAGGCCGTCTTCAAACCCAGAAAAGAAGTCATTTTTAAACAATGGAGGTGTTGATGACAACGATGTGAGTGCCCATAGAGATCTACCCTCAACCTTTGAGGAAAAGGCAACAAACTTTAATCTGAGAGCCATAAAAAGTTCAAATCACCCTCCGTCTGGAGCTGAAGAAATGGAGGAAAAGTCTTTGCCATGGATACAAGATCTAACGAAGCTTCCCCCTGGAGAAGATCGGAAGGAAACTGAATTGGATGAAACTATAAATGAGATCTTGGAAATTCCAGTTTTTGATTCCAATATTTCAGCTAAAGAAAAAGTCGAAAAAATTATTGCCAGCGACGTCGCTGCATTAGCATCCAAACAAAGGAGTAACGCGCGAACGAATAGAGATATGAGAAGAGGTCTATCAGGTGGCTCATGTGATACAGGTTACAACATACCTCAAGGTCACACTATTGAAGAGTTAGTCGAAGAACTATTTCCTGATCTACTACCCTATGTTCTTCCTCTCGATACCCCTGGAAACGATATCAGTGATGGAGTGACTCGTCCTCTGGGTCGTGACAGTGCGTCTTCCGTTACCGAGGCAGATGCCTTGCGACCAATGACAGCAGGTTTGGGCGGGACATCGTCTGTTCTTTCTTATTCCAGAGGCAGGTGTCGCAGCACATGCTCAAAAGAGTGGACTACTGAAGTCATGTATACTGATGAAGAGCTGAAACTAATGACAGAGGTTGAAAGAGACTATAGTGTTAAAAAGCGATAA